The following are encoded together in the Caldisericum sp. genome:
- a CDS encoding YbaB/EbfC family nucleoid-associated protein — MRNFNDILRQAQELQKKLEQINAELEQTEVEATAQNIVKAVVNGKLEIISVQILQENIGDLDKEMLEDLIVVAIKEAQNKAKIIAQQKFATLGALGSLLPNFPNGIN, encoded by the coding sequence ACGACATTTTAAGGCAAGCACAAGAACTTCAAAAGAAACTTGAGCAGATAAATGCTGAACTTGAGCAAACAGAAGTTGAAGCAACTGCTCAAAATATTGTAAAAGCAGTTGTTAATGGGAAACTCGAAATTATTTCTGTGCAGATACTACAAGAAAATATTGGAGATCTCGACAAGGAAATGTTAGAAGACCTTATAGTTGTTGCGATAAAAGAGGCACAGAACAAAGCAAAAATTATAGCACAACAAAAATTTGCAACGCTTGGCGCTCTGGGAAGCCTTCTTCCAAATTTCCCAAATGGAATTAACTAA